The Primulina huaijiensis isolate GDHJ02 chromosome 10, ASM1229523v2, whole genome shotgun sequence region ATCCAGAGAATTTTCAGTGTTGACCTGACTTCTCCGTAGAGTGGTGAGACTAAAGGTGACGGAAGCCAAACTTGCAGTGATACTATCCAAAGCGTTTTCCTCAGGAATGTGTTTAGTTTTGGAAATAGTGCAAAGTTTGAAAAATCCTTGACAGAAGAATGTTTAGATACAACCAATGAGAGATTTGGATTTGAACTGAAAGAGGTTCCTTGCTCAATCAGCATAATCGGTTGATCTTGAAAAAATTGTTCATTTTGCACATTAAACTAAATAACTGCATCTTCAATCTCTATATTAAAAGTATGTAGGATACGAGGAATCATTCCTTAAATCTATAATAAATCCGAGGAATGGTTCCTCGGATTGTTATAGAAATTGAAAATCTCccattttgttatatttgattttaaaaaaattatatttaatatgagGAATGGTTCCTCGGATTGTCATAGCTAGAAATTAGAAACCTCCCATTTTGTTATActtttataaaagtttataatattttattaaaaccctTGGATTTGTTGCCCTATTTGTTCATCTCAGCATAGTGTCAACTTTGATTCCCTCAGCTGATACGTGTAGTGCAGCTGCAAGTGCGGATTATTCTATGATCCACTTGATGTGAGTGGATGATCCACCATCCGCACACccaatgaaagatagaataattCACGCAAATTGTTCCGAAGTCAACCGTACTTGCATGTTGTACATGTACTGTATAGCAACAGTACAGATTTTTGGTGTCGGTAAAAAAAACCATTGATAGATTTTCGAGTCTTTTTCGATGTTCCATTATCTAAATGTCGTTCTTTGTCAAatggaaaaacaaaattattaactTAACAAGATTCATTATCCAAAATCTTGCTATTCATACTAAACTACAGATGGACAATACACTAAATGAAACCACTcttaaacaaaagaaaatattgtaCACTACATATATAGATATATGTGTGTACGTATGTGTGTATGACTTTTCCTGAGCATAAAAGACAACACGTGACTTTAATGATttgacattaattaaataactcaACTTGTTCCATTACTTCAAAGGTTTTAGATGCCTGAAAAACGAACTTACAGTGGTGAAATCCTTGTAATACTGCATGAATCATGCTTTTTCTTCGACTTTACATATAATATTGATTGAATAGACTTTTTGGATTGTCCTATATATACAAGAAACGAATCTATTTGATACATGTAATAAGATAAATAATCCTAAATTACACACgctgaaaaatatgaaattccAAGCATCATGGCAGATGTTCTTCCTTGTGGTGTTTGTAGGGTATATTTTCATGTGGACTATGCTTCCGACAAAACTTTACCACAATTCTTGGACTCCCAAATTGGAAGAAAGTCTCAACTCCACTTACTTCAGAGAACAAGGTCTAATCTTTGATTCAGTGTGGGATATTGCAATTGATGCTAGCTTTATTTAACCTTTTAATTTCCTTAGCTTGACTACCATATGATGTATGTAAATGTATATGCTTTTCAGGGACAAATCTTCTTTTATTTAGCTTTCCTATCATGCTTATCGCCGTTCTTGGATGTGTGTACCTACATTTGATGAAGAAATCGAACTACCAGAGGTTTGTTGGTTTATATTTGTTAACGTTTTCGATATAACGTATGTTATCTTTCTCTAATCAAAGGTGTAATAAAAGTTTGAGCTGTTTATCTATACTTTCTCCGACGAACGTGTGAGTTCATGACTAAGTTTCCAGTTCGGTTACGGTTTAGACTAAAATGTATGACTTTGGTCTCATATTTTAATGACTGATCGAGCGTGACATCCAAACAGTAATCGGAGCTCTCTTCATCCTCTGAGACGTCCAGCGCTGGTAATGGCGCCGTTGGGAATAGTTAATGCAGTGGAACTTACATTTGCAGCCATGTTTGTGGCACTTCTTATCTGGTCCTTGGCGAACTATTTGCATATCAGCTTTGGGCATATCCACATGTACATGATACCTGGAGAGAAAGTGTATGTTTCTAGACCTATTGAAAACTCTAATCAATCAGACTTCTCTCTTGTAGTTCATGTTACACTACCTTTGATGCTAAGCATTTAGACGTATGGGTGAATGTTACAGATGCTTGATGTATGTGATAGAAAAGATTATCATTTTCTCGGATATTGTAGTTGGCAAGAGAAGTTTCGTAGCATATCACTGAGGCTTGGATACATCGGAAACACATGTTGGGCGTTCCTGTTTTTCCCCGTGGCGCGGGGGTCGTCTCTCTTGCCTCTGTTTGGCCTAACATCAGAGTCTAGCATCAAATATCACATCTGGCTAGGCCATATTTCAAATACTCTTTTTGCAGCCCACGCCATTGGATACATCATATTCTGGGCAATGACAGATCAAATGATCCTGGTAAAATTCATATGTTTAAACCTTATGAGCTTTTTATTGTCTTTTACAAAATGTTCATACTTCTAGTGGTCGGATTGATGAAAAAAGCATAGATATAATACCACAACGAAACTTTGTATTGCAGATGCTTGAATGGAGCAGTACTTATTTATCAAATGTAGCCGGAGTTATCGCATTTGTTGTGTCGTTAGGTATGTGGGTTACCAGCTTTGATCGCGTTAGGAGGAAAGCGTTCGAAGTTTTCTTCTACTCACACCATTTGTATACTATCTTTATGTTCTTCTACATGTTGCACGTTGGAGTAGCATACATGTGTTTGATTCTTCCTGGAATCTTTCTGTTCTTGATCGATCGATACTTGAGGTTCTTGCAATCTAGGCACAAGTCGAGACTGGTTTCAACTCGCCTTTTGCCTAATGGTACATTGGAGCTTACCTTCGCCAAGAATCCAGGTGAACTCATAGTGATCGCCATTTCGCAATTAATACATCAACTCTTTTTAATAAGCCCATAAACAAAGGGCTAATCCTGAAGAAAACTATAGCCACTTCCCATATAAAATGAAACTGAAATTTCACGTGtaattttaaatgtaaatacATACTTACGCCTGCAGATGCATGAAATACATGTTTCATCTTTACTTGCATCTTGTTTGTAGATCTGAGTTACAGTCCCGCGAGTATCTTATTTGTTCGTGTTCCAAGCATATGCAAGTTGCAGTGGCATCCATTTACTATGATTTCAAACTCTAACCTGGAGCCACATACTTTAAGTATTGCAATTAAAAGCGAGGGAAGTTGGACTCAAAAGCTTTACAAACagctttcttcttcttcttcttcggatCGTCTTGAAGTATCAACTGAAGGACCTTATGGAcctgcatcatttaattttctaaggTAGTTAAGCACAATATCTAGATAGAATCACATACATAATTTGTAATTCATTTGTTAACAGATAACTATAGGCGTAAGCGCTTCAATTCACTCAATCCGAGAGAATCTGAATCGAAGTTCAAGTCAAGTTAGGTATTATCGGAGCATGTTTTGCCTGAGCCTCTCTTCGAGTCAAGCTCGAATATATACTATTCAAGATAGCTCAACATTTCTTATCGAGCTACTTGGTTCAAgtcttaataaattaatttttgaacaaaaattacattttttgttaAGTAGGTTTGTACTAAGgaagttataatttttacaGGCACGAGTCATTGGTGATGATCAGCGGAGGAAGTGGCATTGCTCCATTCATCTCCATGATACGTGAAATCATTCACTTAACCACAACAAAATCCACCATTAGAGCTCCAAATATTCTTCTAGTCTCAGCCTTCAAGAACACGACCGATCTCACAATACTCGATATTTTGCTCCCTTTTTCCGGCACCTCTTTGAATCTCTCCGAACTACAACTACAGATTGAAGCGTACGTCACGAGAGAAAACAAAAAACCCTTGGAAGATTCCAAGAAACAGATCGAAACTAAACTGTTCAAGCCCAATCCAATGGATGCACCTATTTCCCCAATTCTTGGCAAGAACAGCTGGCTCTGTCTAGCCACCATAATATCATCATCATTTGTCTTGTTTTTGATAACTTTAGGCCTTGTTACGCGTTACCATATCTATCCCGTGGAACGTAGAGGGGAGAATTACCATTACAGCTTCAAGATTCTTTGGTACATGTTTCTTGTATGTGTTTGTATTTTTGTGGCCGCTAGTGTTGTTTTATTGTGGCAAAAGAGGAAGATTTCTGCTGAAGGGAAGCAGATTCAGAATTTCCAATACACGAAACCAACAATGTCGCCTGCTTCTTGGTTATGTGGTGTGGATACGGAACTCGAGAGCCTTCCTCATCAGTCTCTTGTTCAGTCTACTAAGGTGCATTTTGGTGCAAGACCTGATCTAAAGAGTAAGTGCTCTCTTCGTTCTAGTTTGAAATCTTTTCCATTGCATTCCCATCAATTCATGCCCGGAATTAAACGGGAGCGTCATCTCAAAACCTATAGATTACAACTCAAAGTTTAGCTATATATATTCATTCATTTCTTCACTTGTAAGTTGATTAAAAGCATTAGAGACATCAAACAAGGTTTAATGCTTTCCGACTGTGCTCCAGAAAATAATTTGAGATCGAGATGTTTGATTATGGTTGATACAATGATGCATGGCAGGGATGCTTCTTGAATGCAAAGGATCTGACGTTGGGGTTTTGGTTTGCGGCCCGAAGAGCATGAGACATGAAGTTGCTAGAATATGCGCATCTGGTTCGGCCAAAAACCTACATTTTGAGTccatcagtttcagttggtgatGATGCTTGAACATAAAGTTGAATATGTATATTCTTTAATTAGGGTTTGTTTATATTTANAGCATATATAATCTTACAAGTGTGAAAACTGAATTTTGCTCTTGAATTGTCTCTATTGTTGTGACACAATTGAGTTATTTGATTTGTGacaaaaaattctcaaaatgaTAACATAGAAGcttaaaaacaacaaaaaaattattataaccTAAATACAAAGAACGAAAGAAATTATACTTTTGGTTCTCTAACATGACTAGTAGAAATTTGGTATTTTACTTcgctaatttttattttggcaATTCCAAATTCCGAAATAATAGATAGTAATATACTTCGTTTGTAGAACTGACGAGATAATAGACTTGTTTAAACTTTGCATGCATAAAAACGTGTTTcactttaaattttaagtagtatTTTACTTCGTCATTTGAAATTTGGGGAAGTaataagttataattttttgaaaaatctcATAGTGCTAAAAAACGTGTACAGGTTTGTTTTAACCttatcatatatttttctatttcactttaataaaatattactcTTTCAATTCTTCATCATCTCCCGATCCCATTGTAGAAAAACCTAGTCGGCTGTTGTTCTTCGAGAAAACAGGCTCCACCACCACTGAAACTTCTTGGCTTCCATTTTAGCTGTTTGTGTTAGAACTAGCGCCTCACTACACTCTCCCGTAGATTCCATTCTGAGTGACACAATGCTGAATTAAACAAAAATGGCGATGGAGGAGGCCAAAAAATCCACCCAGAGTAGAGCAGCTCCATTTGCATCTGCCTAGAAAGCTATTGAGAAGCTTAATGGCATGCTGTTGAATGGAAAGCAAGTCTATGTTGGACCCTTCCTTCCTAAGCAAGAAAAAAATATGTCAGTTGACAAGACAGTATTCACCATTGTGGGTGTGAAAAATCTTTCTGAAACAACAACCAAAGACGACCTTAGAAATACATTTGTTGAATTTGGATCACTCACCAGACTgtcttgtactatatatataatctataatTGGGTTGTGTGTTAATAGGCTTTTTATTTATGTCAATTGAGTTAAACTTTATGAAAGTGTAAATGATTTTTCAAGGGGTTCTCTCTCACGCTCGCATGCGTAAGAGGTGCAAGCATATTTCTAGTAGACGCCTCAGTGCCTCCCTTGCTGCTTGGGAAACTTCCTCCCTTGCTGCTTGGGAAACTTCTTCGCAACTTTTAAGACGTACGTATGAACATTTTTTTTCGGTTGAGTTTTCTTTCTTTACTTTTGCTTAACTTCGAACACAGGTTGGCAAATCTATGAAAACCAGATATTGTTGAAAAGTTGTATTGACACCAGTTTTCCGATATCAGGTTTTTTGCAATCATTTCACCTCCCCTCTATTTAATGAATTTGGTACTTCTTCCCTTTGTTTTAATTCTTGCACTTTTCGAAAGTAGGtatcaaatacaataaacaatCGACAACTAATACTAGTAAAGATTCACCATAAATTCCAAGGAAAAGTGGGAAATAAATTGAACTGACTAAAAATAGCAATGACTTGTTGAGGCCAACAAACCGCACCCATGGCAGATTTTTCTTCTCATAAATTTCACTCGACCATTCATCCAAACCATATACAGTAGACTGGATTCACAAACTATTGCACTGACCTCGTTATCTTAAACCCAAACAAGCTTCCCATCTCTCCTTGTATTGAACCATCAAGAAAGAAATCAGTAAAATaacttagaaaaaaaaatacccaTGTTAAAAAGGAAAGGGCAAAACAAAACCAACAGGAACACGAGAACTATCTAGCTCAAATTATCGATCGACCTCGTGAGGAAACGAACAAGCGAACACTCGCATTCAATCTTCGTTTCTCTTCTACATCAATGCTCCTAGTCAtatatacattatatatatatatatatatatataaccaatATCTCCTCCACAACGAAAGAGCATAGCCGGTCAGATTATCTGAAATGTTCCCTTAGCCTCATTATTCTATCTCTGAGACACATTCCTTGGGTCAGTTACGTCGGGCATCATCCTTGTTATTCAAGTTGGTCGTCTCAATGACATCAGCTTCTGCAGATCGCCGAAACCGCCTCGAATTTCCACCATCATCAGCATCCCGTCTCCGATGCATCACGTCGCCTGTGTCATCATGCCTTCTATACTCATAATCGGTCTCAAATTTATTACCTTCCCTGCCATCATTAGCCAAGAAGGAGAATCGTCCTGACCGAATTGTAGGTTTAAAATACTCATCTGATTTTAGTCGACCGGAAGAACCGATAGCATCAAACTTCTGAGAGCGTCGAATTAATCGCACCGGCGATCTCCGGCGTCGCAAATTGTTATCCGCAAATTCAAGATCATCAAACCATCGACCGTTGCGTTGTGGGGAGAACCGGCCCCTTGGTGGGGACATGTAACCCTCACGATGATCTGAAGTAAAAGTGGGATTCGAATTCGGAAACTTGATTCTGTCCATCCTCGCCTCAGACCTAAAATCTGGAGATCCGACGTGCCTTCTAGTACCCATTTGCCGTCCTTTATTAGAATGCCAGGCTATTGGGGAACGTGTTCTTGATCTTGACCGAGATCTTCTGCGAGTTAAAGGAATATGAACGCCTCTACCAGAACTGGGAGAAAAACTGCGTTCCCTGCTCGATAAATAAGGTGACAGGCGAACAGATTTGGAAGCATAATCAGGTAGAGGCTCGTATTTCTTACCAGCACCTTGTGGATAATTCTCCTTAATACCTCGAGTTTGCGGCATCCTTCTGCGCACACCAAAACAATCATCTCTGTCCACAGGTGAACTTCTAACTAAGGGCCTATGTAAGTAACCTTTTGACAAATAATTAGAAGTCTGTCTTCTGTGATCAAAGTCCACCCTACCAAACTTATCTATTAAGTCCCCATTTATTCTTCTCGGCCTGTCGAGGTTACGACCCTCGACACCTTGGTAACTTGAAGTGTAACGGCTTTTTGAACCCCAGTATGTCCACTGATCTGCACCACCTTTTTCACTTCCATGGGTAGCGTGTCTATATCTGCTCAAATATTTGTAGGGCCCCATATCCCTTTCAGTGTGAGAATCTGAACCACCAAGACGGCGAGATCTAAAAATATCACAATAAGAATACTATGAGGATTAAATAATTCGAAGTAGCTCCTCCAATAAGATGCAAGACAAATATACAAACAGCTAGAATTGCATGGACATAATATTGGTGAACGAATTATGTGAACATATTAATTACCTGCATTgttgcaaaaagaaaatatccTTCCCATTAAAAGCATCCAAGGATGACCGACCTTTGCTACAAGATTGAACCTTACCCCGTAAGGTCCTGAACAAGTATTCATCCATATGTCCCACAGTCTCATCAACAGCATCTGTTTGATCTGAGAATTTTCTCTCGTTGTCATTTTCACAAATAACTAGGTCCATATCTAATTCATTCTTTCCACAAAGATCATTATTCTCGGATTCATCTTCCATAAAATGCATATATGAATGTTTGACTGATCTACTAGTACTCTCATTTCTTCCCAGAAATCTTTTTGTCAACAAACTTTTCCTCACACTGCTGTGAGAACCCTCAGAACCACCATCAACTATCTCAGACCCAGGTAAATCACCTGCATCAGAACTATCTCCATGTCTTCCATCAGATTCATAATTAACATGTTTATCGTCCGATTCATTTTCCACCCACGGGTACAAAAATGACCCCCTCAACTCTCCATCTTCATATGGAGACTCATGACCTTCCTGAAACCTAGCCAAGTCGTCACTATCAACCACGTGCCCATGGTTATCTAGACATACATCTGAATAAATCTTAGCATCAACAGTTGAATCAATCTTTTCAGCAGAAGCCGTATCCAACTCATTCTTTCCTGCAGAAGCAATAAGGGAATCCATCTTTTCTGCAGAAGCCGTATACGAATCAATCATTTCTGCAGAAGCCGTACACAAATCAATTTTTTCTGCAGAAGCCACAGGCGAATCGACCTTCTCAACAGAAGTCACTTGCAATTCGACCTTAGCCTTCCCAGCAGAAGTCACATGCAAATCGACCTTCTCAGCAGAAGCCGTGTGCGAATCAATGTTATCAGCGAAAGGAGGATAGGAATCTAGCATTTCGGCAAAAGCGCTCTTCAAATCCGTGTTTTCAACAAAAGCAATATGTGAAGTCTCTGCAGCAGAAGTGGCCGGTGAAACAATCTTTTGAACAGAAGCAGTAGGTGAATCAATCTTTTCAACAGAAGCAGATGGATAATCAGCATTTTTCTCAGTATCTTGGTCAGAAGTCTTTGTAGTcgcattataataaaaattatttgctGGTTCCCATAGAGTCTCCTCAAGAGTGGACAACTCAATACAAGTTCCACGAGGTGATACTGCTAACAACTTATCTTCTTTAATTTCAAGATCGGAAAACTTGTCCTCTGCGACACTTGGACTACAGAGTATAAGGCATTCTGAACCTCCCAGTCTCCCTTCCACAAGCATATCATTGTTAACAACATCCTTCGAGGTTTTTCCAGCAATTGTATCATTATTTGGTTCATCCCAAGCATCCATCAAAGTGTTCAAATCCCAGTGCCTACGGTCCACTTTCATAGAATCAGTTCTTGTCGTGGTCCCACCTCCCACACATCCAAGCAGACTCCGAGCAGCAGATTCCAAGTTGTTCTTAACTAGAGAACAATCAGTGTCATCTTCAAGCACTATCTCATTGCTCGAGGACTTGTTACATTCTGAATCTTGTTTAAATTGTGTGGCAAAATTGGATATATCAGAGCTTTTTGGTGTTAAAGAATCTTCCACAACAAGATCCTGTTTACAAGCGTTATCAGCATCATCATCCATGCTTGCAGCAGCTGCAAGAAGTTCTATACCTGAGAAGTCTCCCACATAATTATGTTCCCCTCCTACTTGTTCAGAGAGGAATTCATAATCAAACCCTTCACCAAATTTAAAAACAGCTAATCCATCTCTTGATTTCCAATTGGAATATAAGCTTGCAGACCTCAGAACTGAGAAATGACTCGAATATGCATAGTTATCTTCAAAAGGTGGTGAAGAAGAATATGGTTGAGAGGAAGAAACTTGACGACATATAGAAGGGGCTCGAGGCTGAGGTGATGGAGATCGAAGCAAATGTCTTCTTTTCTTTATTGGTACATGTTCAGTTTTTCCAGTTGGTTGTCCAGAAACAGCTGCACTCAACTGCAAcattcaacatattcatatcttAGAAAATAACCGCATATTAGACTAGAAACGAATATCATGGAAAACAACAGATTTGACAAAGTACCTTCCTTCTCGCTACTGACGTCCTGGAGCGTCTTCCTTTTGTCCCAATCTTCCAATTCAACTGTGGGTTGATGGAATCCATAACTTCTAGACCCACACTGCTTGGCATTTCCAAAATGATAGGCTCTATGCCACCAACAATCAATCTACCACAACAGATTTTGCAGGATTCCTAATAAATCTGGCCTCTTTCCTGATTTAAGCCCAATTTATGTTCCACTCTCCTGGAGCAATTACAAAACACATCTGCCAGATACAGAAAAACTTGTTtcagaaaaaaagaaagaaaattgagCTGAACTCAGTTCTCGATATATACAATAGCAATCTGTTATAAGCTGTGTTTCCTTACAAATGTTTTTATTGGGATGCCCCCATCAACTACAAGTTTTAAGAATTACAAAGCTTGACCAAGCATTTACACAGGAAAGTTCAGTATTGTCTCGGTGAATTCAACCAAACTAAGGTTACAATAAATGAATCATTATAACAATTCTAGCACGTAATTCCTACGCTAATTCTTCCAGCAGCAAAGTGACCTCATAAATGCTAGATAAATAAATGTCACAAGAATTTTGGAATCTCACCATAGGCCAAAAGGCAACTTAGTTCACTTCAACGACCGGACATCTCTTCAATTGGCATCCAAATCTTTGGACACACCGAAGCAGACTGCATCAGACATTAAATCGAGTGAGCAAAACACCAAAAtgcttcaaaaaaaataattctcaGATGCTAATGGTGATCAAGAAAATGGACAGATCTGAACGGTTCATGGATATATATTGCTCAACATTACTTCATATAGTTTCGTAATTTCTCATACCAAAGATGACAGGGAATCAGAAAGTCACAAGGGCAGAAGCCCTCTATTTATGCAAACACGTGGCAGATCAAAAGTAATGTGTCCAAGAACTTAGGCCATGAAATTGAGCAAAGGGGCTGCGGGTAGCAGTCATTTCAACATAATTAATAACTCGCACTCTTCATATGGTAAAAATCATCAAGGTGAAAAGAATGAAGAATCTAGAGCCGCTTATGTATTAAAGTGTCCATTAAACATGACCGTCCATTAGATCAATCAAATGCTCTGCTCGAAGCCATAGGCTAGCAACACGTAAATGAACGAATCTCCAGCATTCTATGATTCGGATCCAACAAGCAGGGAAAAAATATGAAAGCGCAAGAACACGCCAAAGTTTTGGTAGCAACTTTTAAGAGATTGGAGGATAACTCCGCAGTTTTGGCAGCAACTTTAAAGAGATTGGAGAGTAACTCCACATCAATTATATTATCAACCACGAGTCatttaaaaaatgaagaaaatttcaaaaatctctTCTTTATATTCATAGTCCATCTTCCACCAAACCAACGCCAGGTGGATCAAAGAATGTCATCTCAAAGGAGCTTCTGCAAAAAGCCAGTTTCTTGAAACTCCAGAAAATAATTTGGGCATGAAGTAATCTTGATTCGATGtttgaatattaatatttcGCCGAGAATCTTCAATTCACATGCAGGGAAGCCTTAAATCCGCAGTTTCTCGAACATAAGACTTGGCATCAGGTTCAGATCTTGAATTAAAGGATCACAAACTAAAATCCGTAATACCAAAACCCTCTGAAGGCAGGAACAACTTCAAAAACCACAGATCTCGATCTTCAGATGCAGATTCCCTCCTCTGACGACGATGATGACAACAACACAAAAAGAACGAGCACACAAGTGACAAGCAGATCATCAAAAAACTTAGTGTTTCATATACCTGTATAAATAGCAAAAATTCTCAAATCTTCTCGCGTAAATGGAAGGATTTCCCGATTAATCCTCGTCCAATTGTTCTAAACCGACCTTCGCACAAGCTCCGTTCAAATCCTCATATTCCGTCAAACACCACTCGCCAGCATTCTTATTCACAAAGAATCAAA contains the following coding sequences:
- the LOC140985816 gene encoding ferric reduction oxidase 4-like produces the protein MKFQASWQMFFLVVFVGYIFMWTMLPTKLYHNSWTPKLEESLNSTYFREQGTNLLLFSFPIMLIAVLGCVYLHLMKKSNYQSNRSSLHPLRRPALVMAPLGIVNAVELTFAAMFVALLIWSLANYLHISFGHIHMYMIPGEKVWQEKFRSISLRLGYIGNTCWAFLFFPVARGSSLLPLFGLTSESSIKYHIWLGHISNTLFAAHAIGYIIFWAMTDQMILMLEWSSTYLSNVAGVIAFVVSLGMWVTSFDRVRRKAFEVFFYSHHLYTIFMFFYMLHVGVAYMCLILPGIFLFLIDRYLRFLQSRHKSRLVSTRLLPNGTLELTFAKNPDLSYSPASILFVRVPSICKLQWHPFTMISNSNLEPHTLSIAIKSEGSWTQKLYKQLSSSSSSDRLEVSTEGPYGPASFNFLRHESLVMISGGSGIAPFISMIREIIHLTTTKSTIRAPNILLVSAFKNTTDLTILDILLPFSGTSLNLSELQLQIEAYVTRENKKPLEDSKKQIETKLFKPNPMDAPISPILGKNSWLCLATIISSSFVLFLITLGLVTRYHIYPVERRGENYHYSFKILWYMFLVCVCIFVAASVVLLWQKRKISAEGKQIQNFQYTKPTMSPASWLCGVDTELESLPHQSLVQSTKVHFGARPDLKRMLLECKGSDVGVLVCGPKSMRHEVARICASGSAKNLHFESISFSW
- the LOC140986633 gene encoding uncharacterized protein, whose product is MPSSVGLEVMDSINPQLNWKIGTKGRRSRTSVARRKLSAAVSGQPTGKTEHVPIKKRRHLLRSPSPQPRAPSICRQVSSSQPYSSSPPFEDNYAYSSHFSVLRSASLYSNWKSRDGLAVFKFGEGFDYEFLSEQVGGEHNYVGDFSGIELLAAAASMDDDADNACKQDLVVEDSLTPKSSDISNFATQFKQDSECNKSSSNEIVLEDDTDCSLVKNNLESAARSLLGCVGGGTTTRTDSMKVDRRHWDLNTLMDAWDEPNNDTIAGKTSKDVVNNDMLVEGRLGGSECLILCSPSVAEDKFSDLEIKEDKLLAVSPRGTCIELSTLEETLWEPANNFYYNATTKTSDQDTEKNADYPSASVEKIDSPTASVQKIVSPATSAAETSHIAFVENTDLKSAFAEMLDSYPPFADNIDSHTASAEKVDLHVTSAGKAKVELQVTSVEKVDSPVASAEKIDLCTASAEMIDSYTASAEKMDSLIASAGKNELDTASAEKIDSTVDAKIYSDVCLDNHGHVVDSDDLARFQEGHESPYEDGELRGSFLYPWVENESDDKHVNYESDGRHGDSSDAGDLPGSEIVDGGSEGSHSSVRKSLLTKRFLGRNESTSRSVKHSYMHFMEDESENNDLCGKNELDMDLVICENDNERKFSDQTDAVDETVGHMDEYLFRTLRGKVQSCSKGRSSLDAFNGKDIFFLQQCRSRRLGGSDSHTERDMGPYKYLSRYRHATHGSEKGGADQWTYWGSKSRYTSSYQGVEGRNLDRPRRINGDLIDKFGRVDFDHRRQTSNYLSKGYLHRPLVRSSPVDRDDCFGVRRRMPQTRGIKENYPQGAGKKYEPLPDYASKSVRLSPYLSSRERSFSPSSGRGVHIPLTRRRSRSRSRTRSPIAWHSNKGRQMGTRRHVGSPDFRSEARMDRIKFPNSNPTFTSDHREGYMSPPRGRFSPQRNGRWFDDLEFADNNLRRRRSPVRLIRRSQKFDAIGSSGRLKSDEYFKPTIRSGRFSFLANDGREGNKFETDYEYRRHDDTGDVMHRRRDADDGGNSRRFRRSAEADVIETTNLNNKDDARRN